GTCGAAGACCAAGAACCCGACGGACTCTTGGACTCCGCGCGGGAGGCGGCCGCAGAGCGGTCGGTCGTCGAACTCGACCCGTAGCGGCTCACCCACCGGAACGACAATTATAATTCATATTATCTACGTTCCGTTCGCTCTCGTGTGAATAATCGGGGTAAAATGGGTTTACAAAGCTCCACGTCGTACGATCCGGTAATGTCACGAACGCGCCGCCCTCCCCACGGCCGAACCGACTCCTCGTGGACCGTCAGGCAGGTGGTCCCGCGCACCTCGTGGCGCGTCGGACGCGAGACGTGCCCGGCGTGCGGCGACACCGTCGATCTGAACGGGGCGCACCACCAGGTCGAACTCGGCCGCGACCGGCGACCCGACCGCGGAGAGAAGTTGACGTACGAACGACGGCTGTTGTCGTTCTGCGACGGACCGTGTGCGACGGAGTGGCTCGACGGCGACGACGCGGCCGACGACTGACGCCCTCGAACCGACGCCAGACCGCCGCACCGCAACCGATTTAGCCGCCCGCCGTCAGGCAGAAGACGTGACGCGGGTCTGCTTCGTCGGGGCGCCCGAGGTGAACGTCCAGTACGAACTCCTCTCTCGGGAGACGGCGCGGGCCGCCCTCTCGACGTACGAGATACGCCAACCGTTCGAGAACTCGCTCGCGGTCGATACGGTGAGCGTCGGCGCCGCCGTCTCTCTCTGTAACGACCTCAACTGGTATCTCGTCCGCTTCGTCGACACCGTCCTCGTCCGCGAACCGAGCATCAGCGATACCGAGTGGCTCTCGCGCCGCCTCGCGGAACGGGTTCGCGACGGCGACGTGCGCCCCGAGGAGACGAGAGAGCGACTCGCGATATACGGCCTCGAAGACGGCCGCCTCGTCGAACCGATGTACGTCGCTCGCCGTCCGGACGGGTCGGTGCCGACGTACGACCTCAGAGACGTCTCGGAGACGGTGGTGGTCCGCGTGAGCGACGACGAGTTCGGGCGGTAGGCGGCGCACCTTTTTGTCCGGGCGGTCGTAGGCGGGTCCATGGCGGTTCCCTACGGGGCGGAGTCCCGCGACGTCGAACTCGATGGCCTCCACCTTCGGTATCTGGTGGCCGGCGACTCGGCGGACCCCGTCGTCGTCCTCCTGCACGGCGGCGGACTCGATAGCGCGTCGCTCTCGTGGCGCGAGTTGATTCCGGCCCTCGCGAAGGACTTCCGCGTCGTCGCGCCCGACTTCCCCGGATACGGCGAGAGCGACCCGCCCGAACGGACGCCGACGACGGACTACTACGTCCGCGTCCTCGAACGGTTCCTCCC
This genomic window from Halopelagius inordinatus contains:
- a CDS encoding DUF5804 family protein, with amino-acid sequence MTRVCFVGAPEVNVQYELLSRETARAALSTYEIRQPFENSLAVDTVSVGAAVSLCNDLNWYLVRFVDTVLVREPSISDTEWLSRRLAERVRDGDVRPEETRERLAIYGLEDGRLVEPMYVARRPDGSVPTYDLRDVSETVVVRVSDDEFGR